A region from the Hydra vulgaris chromosome 10, alternate assembly HydraT2T_AEP genome encodes:
- the LOC136086188 gene encoding uncharacterized protein LOC136086188, which produces MSEVPEKKYKVTATFCSRLGYQSTKNPKIAKEGETTEIVENENAESEQAVPAILDGKFFKIISKSKTIGDVKIIAQCMLCVGKKTYSGSLKATSNFTQPLQNAHGKKRINEYKQHKVSVAKQRKRSVAEMESGVGGGPSAESVEKLAFKNLIHGLNRNVSIPCRKTLGKQLNACLQKMCDDKRTVFSKVPFVCTTAVIWSVNRKSYLGMTAHYIDISTECSVSCISA; this is translated from the exons aGGGTACCAATCTACCAAAAATCCCAAAATAGCAAAAGAGGGGGAAACGACTGAAATTGTAGAAAATGAAAATGCTGAGAGTGAACAAGCCGTCCCTGCTATACTTGAtggaaaatttttcaaaattatatctaaaagtaAAACTATCGGGGATGTTAAAATTATTGCACAGTGTATGTTATGTGTTGGCAAAAAAACTTACAGTGGTTCACTGAAAGCAACTTCTAATTTTACTCAACCTCTTCAG aATGCTCATGGCAAAAAGCGAATCAATGAATACAAGCAGCACAAGGTTTCAGTTGCAAAACAACGTAAGCGCTCGGTAGCTGAGATGGAATCTGGAGTTGGAGGTGGACCTTCTGCCGAATCTGTGGAAAAGCTGGCATTCAAAAATTTGATCCACGGACTCAATCGCAATGTCAGTATACCTTGTCGCAAAACATTAGGCAAGCAATTAAATGCCTGTTTGCAAAAAATGTGTGATGATAAAAGAACAGTCTTCAGTAAAGTACCATTTGTTTGTACCACAGCTGTCATTTGGTCAGTGAACCGAAAGAGCTACTTAGGAATGACAGCTCACTATATTGATATTAGTACTGAATGCTCAGTATCATGCATATCTGCGTGA